A stretch of Vibrio maritimus DNA encodes these proteins:
- the uvrB gene encoding excinuclease ABC subunit UvrB, with the protein MAKHFDLVSDYQPSGDQPAAIAQLVDGLDSGLAHQTLLGVTGSGKTFTLANVIAQAQRPAILLAPNKTLAAQLYGEMKAFFPNNAVEYFVSYYDYYQPEAYVPTTDTFIEKDASVNAHIEQMRLSATKALLERKDAIIVASVSAIYGLGDPDSYLKMMLHVTRGAVIDQRDILLRLAELQYSRNDVAFERGQFRVRGEVIDIFPAESDQEAVRLEMFDDEIDCISLFDPLTGVITQRDIARYTIYPKTHYVTPRERILDAIEEIKKELVIRQDYLKENNKLLEEQRISQRTQFDIEMMNELGFCSGIENYSRYLSGRKEGEPPPTLFDYLPKDGLLIIDESHVTVPQIGAMYKGDRSRKETLVEFGFRLPSALDNRPMKFEEFEMIAPQTIFVSATPSAYELEKSNGDVADQVVRPTGLLDPEIEVRPVATQVDDLLSEAKARAAIDERVLVTTLTKRMAEDLTEYLNEHGVKVRYLHSDIDTVERTEIIRDLRLGEFDVLVGINLLREGLDMPEVSLVAILDADKEGFLRSERSLIQTIGRAARNLKGKAILYGDTITKSMKKAIDETNRRREKQHAYNEEHGKVPTALKRNIKDIMEIGGAVKSGKPKKGKQVPLSKVAEPSQAYVALSSQDLEKQILKLEGEMYQHAQNLEFELAAEKRDEIEKLRQHFIANS; encoded by the coding sequence ATGGCAAAACACTTTGATTTGGTTTCCGACTACCAACCATCTGGCGATCAGCCTGCCGCTATCGCTCAACTCGTAGATGGGCTTGATTCAGGTTTGGCACACCAGACTTTGCTCGGAGTGACAGGGTCAGGTAAAACCTTCACGCTTGCTAATGTGATTGCACAGGCGCAGCGCCCTGCTATTTTGCTAGCGCCTAACAAGACACTCGCGGCACAGTTGTATGGTGAGATGAAGGCTTTCTTTCCGAATAATGCTGTCGAGTATTTCGTTTCATACTACGACTACTACCAACCAGAAGCGTACGTTCCGACCACCGATACTTTCATCGAAAAAGATGCATCGGTAAACGCTCATATTGAGCAAATGCGATTATCAGCAACCAAAGCGCTGCTTGAGCGTAAAGACGCCATCATCGTCGCATCTGTATCCGCGATCTATGGTCTGGGTGATCCAGACTCCTATTTGAAGATGATGCTTCACGTGACGCGTGGCGCGGTCATCGACCAGCGAGACATTTTACTTCGCTTAGCAGAGCTTCAATATTCACGAAACGATGTCGCGTTTGAACGCGGACAGTTCAGGGTTCGCGGTGAAGTCATTGACATATTCCCGGCTGAATCGGATCAAGAGGCGGTACGTCTGGAGATGTTTGACGATGAGATCGACTGCATCAGCCTGTTTGATCCTCTTACTGGTGTGATTACCCAAAGAGATATTGCGCGTTACACCATCTATCCGAAGACACACTACGTAACACCAAGAGAGCGCATTCTTGATGCTATTGAAGAGATAAAAAAAGAACTCGTTATCCGACAAGATTACTTAAAAGAGAACAATAAACTGCTCGAAGAGCAGCGGATATCGCAGCGTACCCAGTTTGATATCGAGATGATGAACGAGCTTGGTTTCTGCTCTGGCATCGAAAACTACTCTCGTTACTTAAGTGGTCGTAAAGAGGGTGAGCCGCCTCCGACGCTGTTTGATTACTTACCAAAAGACGGTTTGCTGATCATCGACGAATCCCACGTGACGGTTCCACAGATCGGGGCCATGTACAAGGGTGACCGCTCTCGAAAAGAGACGCTGGTGGAGTTTGGTTTCCGTTTACCTTCAGCATTGGATAACCGTCCAATGAAGTTCGAAGAGTTTGAGATGATTGCGCCGCAAACCATCTTTGTTTCGGCAACGCCAAGTGCTTACGAGCTTGAAAAATCCAACGGCGATGTAGCGGACCAAGTCGTGCGACCTACAGGTCTGTTAGACCCTGAAATTGAAGTGCGCCCGGTGGCGACTCAGGTTGATGATTTGCTGTCAGAAGCAAAAGCGCGAGCTGCGATTGATGAGCGTGTTTTGGTCACAACGCTGACTAAACGCATGGCGGAAGATCTGACGGAATATCTCAATGAGCATGGCGTGAAAGTTCGCTATCTGCACTCAGATATCGATACCGTGGAGCGAACCGAAATCATTCGTGATTTGAGGTTGGGTGAGTTTGATGTCTTGGTAGGGATCAACTTACTTCGAGAGGGTCTCGATATGCCAGAGGTTTCTCTGGTGGCGATTCTCGATGCCGATAAAGAAGGCTTTCTGCGCTCAGAGCGCTCTTTGATCCAGACGATAGGTCGTGCGGCCCGTAACCTCAAAGGCAAGGCGATTCTTTATGGTGACACCATCACCAAATCAATGAAGAAAGCCATTGATGAAACCAATCGTCGCCGTGAAAAACAGCATGCTTATAATGAAGAGCACGGTAAAGTGCCGACTGCGCTAAAACGTAATATCAAAGATATTATGGAGATAGGCGGCGCAGTGAAAAGTGGTAAGCCTAAAAAAGGCAAACAGGTACCACTGTCGAAGGTGGCCGAGCCGTCGCAGGCTTATGTGGCGCTATCTTCTCAAGATCTTGAGAAGCAAATACTCAAGCTCGAAGGCGAGATGTACCAACATGCTCAGAACCTTGAGTTTGAGTTGGCAGCCGAAAAACGTGATGAAATAGAGAAACTTAGACAGCACTTTATTGCAAACAGTTAA
- the luxO gene encoding quorum-sensing sigma-54 dependent transcriptional regulator LuxO — MQPLIDEPKSRYLLMVEDTASVAALYRSYLSPLGIDINIVGNGRDAIQSLEHRTPDLILLDLRLPDMTGMDVLDAVKKFNPDVPIIFMTAHGSIDIAVDAMQHGAQDFLIKPCEADRLRVTVTNAIRKASKLRDEINDTGSPSYQGFIGSSQPMQAVYRTIDSAASSKASIFITGESGTGKEVCAEAIHAASKRGDKPFIAINCAAIPKDLIESELFGHVKGAFTGAAVDRQGAAELADGGTLFLDELCEMDLDLQTKLLRFIQTGTFQKVGSSRMKKVDVRFVCATNRDPWKEVQEGRFREDLYYRLYVIPLHLPPLRDREEDVIEIAYSLLGFMSHEEGKSFVRFSQDVIERFIQYEWPGNVRQLQNVLRNVVVLNHGKEITLDMLPPPLNIPVVVSKPAATITSSFGPQDIQPLWQTERRTIEQAIEACDGNIPQAAKYLDVSPSTIYRKIQAWNASENKV, encoded by the coding sequence ATGCAACCTTTAATCGACGAGCCGAAGTCTCGCTACCTATTGATGGTAGAAGATACTGCCTCCGTTGCTGCGTTGTATCGCTCGTACCTTTCTCCTTTGGGGATCGATATCAATATCGTTGGCAATGGCCGCGACGCGATTCAAAGCTTAGAGCATCGGACGCCTGATCTAATACTTCTCGACCTGCGTCTTCCCGACATGACAGGTATGGATGTGTTGGACGCAGTAAAAAAATTCAATCCCGATGTGCCGATCATCTTTATGACGGCGCACGGTTCTATCGACATTGCGGTAGACGCGATGCAACACGGGGCGCAAGACTTCTTGATCAAACCCTGTGAGGCAGACCGTCTGCGCGTCACGGTCACCAACGCCATCCGCAAAGCCTCTAAGCTGCGTGATGAGATCAATGATACCGGCAGCCCGAGTTATCAAGGTTTCATCGGCAGTAGTCAGCCAATGCAAGCCGTATACCGTACCATCGACTCTGCCGCATCCAGTAAAGCCAGTATTTTTATCACAGGCGAAAGTGGTACCGGTAAAGAGGTATGCGCAGAAGCCATTCACGCAGCGAGTAAGCGTGGTGATAAGCCGTTCATCGCCATTAACTGTGCTGCAATTCCTAAAGATTTGATTGAGAGTGAACTGTTTGGTCACGTGAAAGGCGCTTTTACCGGCGCGGCGGTAGACAGACAAGGTGCGGCAGAGCTCGCCGATGGAGGAACGTTATTCCTCGATGAGCTGTGTGAGATGGATCTTGACCTACAAACCAAGTTATTGCGATTTATCCAAACAGGTACATTCCAGAAGGTTGGTTCTTCTCGAATGAAGAAAGTGGATGTGCGCTTCGTGTGTGCAACCAACCGAGATCCCTGGAAAGAGGTACAAGAAGGGCGCTTTAGGGAAGATTTGTACTATCGCTTGTACGTTATCCCACTTCACTTGCCACCACTTCGAGACCGTGAAGAGGACGTAATTGAGATTGCCTATTCGCTGTTGGGTTTTATGTCCCATGAAGAAGGCAAAAGTTTCGTACGTTTTTCGCAGGATGTGATAGAGCGATTTATTCAATATGAATGGCCGGGTAACGTACGTCAGTTGCAGAATGTGCTTCGAAATGTGGTCGTGCTGAACCATGGCAAGGAAATTACCTTGGACATGTTACCTCCACCATTGAATATACCTGTCGTCGTAAGTAAGCCCGCAGCTACTATTACGTCGTCGTTTGGTCCTCAGGATATACAGCCGTTGTGGCAAACTGAGCGCCGTACCATCGAGCAGGCGATTGAAGCGTGTGATGGGAATATTCCTCAAGCTGCTAAGTACTTAGATGTTAGTCCATCGACTATCTATAGAAAAATCCAAGCATGGAATGCGAGTGAGAATAAAGTATGA
- a CDS encoding Hpt domain-containing protein, whose product MTLMNRERVDQLTKEIGPDNIPILLGIFTGELVTYQEQLSSGSLEDKLTQLAEICHALKSSAASFGAEPLCQLAIEVDTLSKQNTLPHDQALIDKVLVLLDRTHSTYVSFLAELES is encoded by the coding sequence ATGACACTTATGAATCGAGAGCGAGTCGATCAGCTTACTAAGGAAATTGGACCTGACAATATTCCAATTCTATTGGGCATTTTTACCGGCGAATTAGTGACATATCAAGAGCAGCTTTCTTCAGGTTCGCTTGAAGACAAGCTAACCCAGTTGGCGGAAATTTGTCATGCGCTTAAAAGCAGCGCGGCAAGTTTTGGAGCGGAGCCGCTATGTCAGTTAGCTATCGAGGTCGACACCTTATCCAAGCAGAATACTCTGCCTCATGACCAAGCATTAATCGACAAAGTACTGGTGTTACTCGACAGAACGCACTCTACTTACGTATCGTTTTTAGCTGAGCTGGAATCATAA
- a CDS encoding YvcK family protein yields MSIHSSKKVVAIGGGHGLGRMLAALKDFGSNATGIVATTDNGGSTGRIRECQGGIAWGDTRNCINQLITDPSIGSMMFEYRFKGTGDLNGHNLGNLMLTALDNLSVRPLEAIELIRDLLKVDVNIIPMSEHPSDLKALSVDGKWVTGETSVDEMEQDLQRLDLEPFVPATKEAVDAVAQADCIVLGPGSFLTSIMPPLLLADLSQAIAKNTNAKVVFVENLSPEYGPAGRMTLEQKLKWCERALQGRKLDVILGEEAHPDICSEWNCVTLPLASPNRDWRHDRSKLKAAIESLLQ; encoded by the coding sequence ATGAGCATACATTCATCAAAAAAAGTCGTGGCGATTGGCGGGGGCCACGGACTTGGCAGAATGTTGGCTGCACTCAAAGATTTTGGTTCCAATGCTACCGGCATTGTGGCCACCACAGATAATGGTGGTTCGACTGGTCGCATTCGTGAGTGCCAAGGTGGCATTGCATGGGGAGACACGCGTAACTGTATCAACCAGCTCATTACCGACCCATCCATTGGTTCAATGATGTTTGAGTATCGCTTTAAAGGGACTGGAGACCTAAACGGTCACAACCTTGGTAACCTTATGCTGACCGCGCTCGACAATTTATCCGTTCGACCTTTAGAAGCCATTGAGCTTATCCGTGACCTTTTGAAAGTGGACGTCAATATTATCCCCATGTCGGAGCATCCTTCAGACTTAAAAGCACTGTCGGTGGATGGTAAGTGGGTGACGGGCGAAACGTCAGTTGATGAGATGGAACAAGACTTACAGCGCCTTGATCTAGAACCTTTTGTTCCCGCGACAAAGGAAGCGGTAGACGCAGTTGCACAGGCCGATTGCATTGTTCTCGGCCCCGGTAGCTTCCTGACCAGCATCATGCCTCCACTACTTTTAGCGGACTTAAGCCAAGCCATAGCTAAGAACACCAACGCAAAGGTGGTATTTGTGGAGAACCTATCGCCTGAATATGGACCGGCAGGTCGCATGACGCTAGAGCAAAAACTGAAATGGTGTGAGCGTGCATTACAAGGTAGAAAGCTCGACGTTATCTTGGGAGAAGAAGCGCATCCTGACATTTGTTCAGAATGGAATTGCGTCACCCTGCCGCTTGCATCACCAAACCGAGATTGGCGTCACGACCGTTCAAAACTCAAAGCCGCGATAGAATCACTGTTGCAATGA
- the moaA gene encoding GTP 3',8-cyclase MoaA — protein sequence MAQQFEDKFHRKFYYLRLSVTDVCNFRCTYCLPDGYKPPGQKRPAFLTLPEIKRVVTAFADCGTSKVRITGGEPSLRKDFPQIIETVANTPGITKVATTTNGYRMAKQVDTWQQAGLTHINVSVDSLDPRMFHQITGENKFTEVMAGIDRAFEIGYEQVKVNVVLMKDLNAKELPSFLNWIKDRPIQLRFIELMQTGEMDELFQNHHVSGVDIRNQLIANGWILKARQKNDGPAQVFVHADYKGEIGLIMPYEKNFCESCNRLRVSAMGKLHLCLFGEHGVELRDLLQEDTQEQALIERIQAQLQTKSVSHFLHDGNSGMTPHLASIGG from the coding sequence GTGGCGCAACAATTCGAAGATAAATTCCATCGCAAGTTTTATTACTTGCGCTTGTCGGTTACAGATGTCTGTAATTTCCGATGTACATACTGCCTCCCTGATGGCTACAAACCACCCGGTCAAAAAAGACCGGCATTTTTGACGCTACCTGAAATCAAGCGTGTCGTAACTGCGTTTGCAGATTGTGGTACGTCGAAGGTGCGCATTACTGGTGGTGAGCCAAGTCTCAGGAAGGACTTTCCTCAGATCATTGAAACGGTCGCTAATACTCCGGGTATCACTAAAGTCGCGACGACGACAAATGGCTATCGCATGGCGAAGCAAGTGGATACTTGGCAGCAAGCGGGTTTGACACACATTAACGTCAGTGTCGACAGTTTAGATCCGCGCATGTTCCATCAGATCACTGGTGAAAATAAGTTTACCGAGGTGATGGCTGGTATCGACCGTGCGTTTGAAATTGGGTACGAGCAGGTCAAGGTTAACGTTGTATTGATGAAAGATCTCAATGCAAAAGAGCTGCCTTCGTTCCTCAACTGGATCAAAGACCGTCCTATTCAACTTCGGTTTATCGAACTCATGCAAACGGGTGAAATGGACGAACTGTTCCAGAACCACCACGTGTCAGGTGTCGATATCCGCAACCAACTTATCGCTAACGGCTGGATACTCAAGGCGCGTCAGAAAAACGACGGTCCTGCACAGGTATTTGTTCACGCCGATTACAAAGGCGAGATTGGGTTGATCATGCCGTATGAGAAGAACTTCTGTGAGAGTTGTAACCGCTTACGTGTTTCTGCTATGGGCAAGCTGCATCTCTGCTTGTTTGGCGAACATGGTGTTGAGCTGCGCGACTTACTACAAGAAGACACTCAAGAGCAAGCGCTGATCGAGCGCATCCAAGCACAATTACAGACCAAGTCGGTCAGTCACTTCCTACATGATGGTAATTCGGGAATGACGCCTCACTTGGCATCTATCGGCGGCTAA
- the moaB gene encoding molybdenum cofactor biosynthesis protein B codes for MGHAESKFVPANIAVLTVSDTRTEENDTSGRYLVENLQEAGHTLADKKIVIDDIYQIRAVVSQWIADESVQAVMITGGTGFTSRDSTPEALVPLFDKQVEGFGELFRAVSYEEIGTSTIQSRAIAGFANHTVIFAMPGSTGACRTGWTKIIKQQLDASHRPCNFMPHLTK; via the coding sequence ATGGGTCACGCAGAGAGCAAATTTGTGCCTGCGAATATCGCAGTGCTAACCGTTTCAGACACACGTACTGAAGAGAACGATACGTCGGGTCGCTACCTCGTTGAGAATTTACAGGAAGCGGGCCACACGCTTGCGGATAAGAAAATCGTTATTGATGACATCTACCAAATTCGCGCTGTAGTCTCACAGTGGATTGCGGATGAAAGCGTTCAAGCGGTGATGATTACTGGCGGTACTGGCTTCACCTCTCGCGACAGCACGCCAGAAGCGCTGGTTCCTCTGTTCGATAAGCAAGTAGAAGGCTTTGGTGAGCTGTTCCGTGCGGTATCGTATGAAGAGATCGGCACCTCTACCATTCAATCGCGCGCAATTGCGGGTTTTGCGAACCACACTGTTATCTTTGCGATGCCAGGCTCTACCGGTGCGTGTCGTACTGGTTGGACGAAGATCATTAAGCAGCAGCTAGATGCGAGCCATCGTCCATGTAACTTTATGCCTCACCTAACTAAGTAA
- the moaC gene encoding cyclic pyranopterin monophosphate synthase MoaC, protein MSEFTHINASGEANMVDVSAKAETVREARAEAFVHMAPETLKMITSGNHHKGDVFATARIAGIQAAKKTWDLIPLCHPLLLSKVEVQLEALEDENKVRIESVCKLAGKTGVEMEALTAASVAALTIYDMCKAVQKDMVIDSVRLLEKTGGKSGHFKVES, encoded by the coding sequence ATGTCGGAATTTACTCATATTAATGCATCGGGCGAGGCCAACATGGTCGACGTCTCGGCAAAAGCAGAGACGGTTCGAGAAGCACGAGCGGAAGCTTTCGTCCATATGGCGCCAGAAACGCTGAAAATGATTACCTCGGGCAACCATCACAAGGGTGATGTGTTCGCGACAGCGCGTATTGCTGGTATTCAAGCGGCAAAGAAAACTTGGGATTTGATCCCACTGTGTCACCCGTTGTTGCTGTCTAAAGTCGAAGTGCAACTTGAAGCGCTTGAAGATGAGAATAAAGTACGCATCGAGTCAGTCTGTAAACTAGCAGGTAAGACTGGTGTTGAGATGGAAGCACTAACCGCAGCATCTGTTGCCGCTTTGACGATTTACGACATGTGCAAGGCGGTACAAAAAGACATGGTCATCGACAGCGTTCGATTGTTGGAAAAAACTGGCGGTAAGTCAGGACACTTTAAGGTCGAATCATGA
- the moaD gene encoding molybdopterin synthase sulfur carrier subunit — translation MIKVLFFAQTRELVGVDSVDLDMDFATVEDIRAHLATQEGKWDLALEPGKLLAAVNQDIMPLDSAVKDGDEVAFFPPVTGG, via the coding sequence ATGATTAAAGTACTCTTTTTTGCACAAACTCGAGAACTGGTGGGCGTCGACAGTGTCGACCTAGACATGGATTTTGCTACAGTTGAAGACATTCGTGCTCACTTGGCGACACAAGAAGGCAAGTGGGATCTGGCTCTTGAGCCAGGCAAGCTGCTTGCTGCCGTCAACCAAGATATCATGCCTCTCGATTCTGCTGTGAAAGACGGCGATGAAGTCGCTTTCTTCCCTCCCGTCACTGGGGGTTAA
- the moaE gene encoding molybdopterin synthase catalytic subunit MoaE has product MTIRVSVQREDFSVGDEYEALAQGTASGAIVTFTGKVRDMNLGDNVVGMTLEHYPGMTERSLEKICDEAESRWMLNGIRVIHRVGDLDAGDQIVFVGVSSAHRGSAFEACEFIMDYLKTKAPFWKKERTTESTRWVESRDSDAQAAERWQK; this is encoded by the coding sequence ATGACTATTCGAGTATCTGTTCAACGTGAAGATTTCTCTGTCGGTGACGAGTATGAAGCATTGGCGCAGGGTACGGCCTCAGGCGCTATTGTGACTTTCACAGGCAAGGTGCGCGACATGAACTTAGGCGATAACGTGGTCGGCATGACACTTGAACACTACCCAGGAATGACAGAGCGTTCTTTGGAAAAGATCTGTGATGAAGCGGAATCACGTTGGATGCTAAATGGAATTCGCGTTATCCACCGCGTTGGTGACCTTGATGCTGGCGACCAGATTGTATTTGTTGGTGTCTCCAGTGCCCACCGTGGCAGTGCTTTTGAGGCGTGTGAGTTCATTATGGACTATCTGAAAACCAAAGCACCATTCTGGAAAAAAGAGCGCACGACAGAGTCAACTCGCTGGGTGGAGTCTCGGGACTCTGATGCACAGGCTGCTGAGCGCTGGCAGAAGTAA
- a CDS encoding MFS transporter, which produces MRAFHLKDAPLVLLSLIFFIWGLITVSSNSLIPYYKDTFSLDYKMAMLFPMAFFITRVTVSLPTSFIMAKLGYRTTMKYCLWWCLLGCLVMAYLVRTESLYPTLLGILLMASGISAIQVVSSPYVSLLSTPDKSVVRQSIATAANSIGTVLGPLVLSGVIVAASTLGLVRTSLHVSILFLMIASFFVFLLIFFSKISLPDIKPKQVSGFWKGLIRLAINREFVMLATVLLLYVGAEVSFGTFTITYLAEEHYGDLGLIKATQLIATYWVFMFLGRLLFAKFGHLVNRQILFTYACLIAALISSIALLVKASWVGFLLLFVGLCNAALYPIIYAQALRASGKYNAQGAAILIMCSIGGVILPLVQASLIDDYSLRMSYIAPIGTYLLMAVLYWSSLKMKR; this is translated from the coding sequence ATGAGAGCATTCCATTTAAAAGATGCCCCGCTGGTCTTATTATCACTGATCTTTTTTATTTGGGGCTTGATTACTGTTTCAAGTAATTCTCTTATTCCCTACTACAAAGATACCTTTTCCCTAGACTACAAAATGGCCATGCTTTTTCCTATGGCCTTCTTCATTACAAGGGTGACTGTCTCGCTGCCTACGTCATTTATTATGGCAAAACTCGGATATCGCACCACCATGAAGTATTGTCTTTGGTGGTGCCTGTTGGGTTGCTTGGTTATGGCATATCTCGTTCGGACAGAATCGCTGTATCCTACCTTATTGGGCATACTTTTGATGGCATCGGGGATTTCAGCAATTCAAGTTGTCAGCTCACCTTACGTCTCACTTTTATCTACACCGGATAAAAGTGTCGTCAGACAGAGTATCGCAACAGCTGCTAACTCCATCGGTACCGTACTTGGCCCCTTGGTTTTGTCCGGAGTGATTGTGGCTGCTAGCACTTTAGGATTGGTGAGGACCTCTCTCCATGTCTCAATTCTTTTTTTGATGATTGCTAGCTTTTTTGTTTTCTTACTGATCTTTTTCAGCAAAATAAGCTTACCTGATATCAAGCCAAAACAAGTATCGGGATTTTGGAAAGGACTAATACGTCTAGCAATAAACCGAGAGTTTGTAATGCTTGCGACAGTACTACTACTCTATGTCGGTGCTGAAGTTAGTTTTGGCACCTTTACAATTACCTACTTAGCAGAAGAGCATTATGGAGATTTAGGTCTCATTAAGGCAACACAACTCATAGCAACCTACTGGGTCTTTATGTTCCTTGGACGATTGCTTTTTGCTAAATTCGGTCATTTAGTGAATCGTCAGATATTGTTTACGTATGCATGCCTCATCGCGGCACTGATTAGTTCAATTGCTTTATTGGTTAAAGCTAGTTGGGTGGGTTTTTTATTACTATTCGTCGGGTTATGTAATGCCGCTCTCTACCCTATCATTTACGCGCAAGCACTACGAGCATCAGGCAAATACAACGCTCAAGGAGCCGCTATTCTGATTATGTGTTCAATTGGCGGGGTGATATTGCCATTAGTGCAGGCCAGTTTGATCGACGACTACTCATTAAGAATGAGCTATATTGCACCAATTGGCACTTATTTGCTCATGGCTGTTTTGTATTGGTCTAGCTTGAAAATGAAGCGTTAA
- a CDS encoding L-ribulose-5-phosphate 3-epimerase, giving the protein MFNSQNKFRLGIYEKAMPASLSWEERLIKAKDAGFDFVEISVDETDERRARLDWSDEEIYKLRHLCEKYEMPLQSMCLSAHRKFPFGSMDESTRAASHVIMEKAIALAYKLGIRCIQMAGYDVYYEPQSAETHRLFVEGMKQATKLAERAGIMLGVEIMDTPYLNSLSKFEVLKREIPSPYFMAYPDVGNISGWNHDVCTELRLSRDHLVQVHLKDTLRVSESCDGQFRDLVIGEGQVDFASIFKTLADIDYRGPLVIEMWAQNDNWFEDITKAKATLKSIANQSGFEL; this is encoded by the coding sequence ATGTTCAACTCTCAAAACAAATTCAGATTAGGTATTTACGAAAAAGCTATGCCAGCGTCTCTCTCTTGGGAAGAGCGCTTGATAAAAGCCAAAGACGCTGGATTCGACTTTGTCGAAATCTCTGTAGACGAAACCGATGAACGTCGAGCTCGTCTTGATTGGTCTGATGAAGAAATTTACAAACTTCGTCACCTATGCGAAAAATACGAAATGCCTTTGCAATCCATGTGCTTAAGTGCGCATCGCAAATTCCCATTCGGTTCAATGGACGAAAGCACTCGCGCAGCATCCCATGTCATCATGGAAAAAGCGATTGCTCTAGCCTACAAACTAGGTATCCGCTGTATCCAGATGGCCGGCTATGACGTGTACTACGAACCTCAATCAGCAGAAACCCATCGCCTTTTTGTTGAAGGCATGAAACAAGCGACCAAGCTAGCGGAAAGAGCGGGCATCATGCTAGGCGTCGAGATTATGGACACGCCATACCTAAACTCGCTCAGCAAATTTGAAGTGCTCAAACGTGAGATTCCGTCCCCTTATTTTATGGCTTATCCCGACGTAGGCAATATTTCAGGTTGGAACCACGATGTGTGCACTGAACTCAGGTTAAGCCGCGATCATCTGGTTCAGGTCCACTTGAAAGATACACTACGCGTCTCAGAAAGCTGTGATGGTCAGTTCCGTGACTTGGTCATCGGAGAAGGTCAAGTCGACTTCGCTTCGATTTTTAAAACGCTCGCTGATATAGACTATCGAGGACCTCTCGTGATCGAGATGTGGGCTCAAAACGACAACTGGTTCGAGGATATCACTAAAGCCAAAGCGACCCTCAAATCCATCGCTAACCAATCTGGTTTTGAGCTGTAA
- a CDS encoding IclR family transcriptional regulator — MSEQIKSLSKALSVLEFLGNYPNGVSLQKVSEGTGFNKSSVHRILATFEASGYVAQMSSGKEYRLTMKLVQLGHAAINSDVTGAVKPFLSELLNDVNETVNFLSFDADNIIFKDKFEPVNAAFRTRTYVGLHSPMYCSAAGKCYLAFSSDAVRETYWQRNVSTMKPLTENTILDKSQFFSVLDQIKARGYALDDEENEAGISCVAVPIFDKNNTPVYAVSVSSLTPKMKALGYEEIASKIQDITARIEEQLF, encoded by the coding sequence ATGAGTGAGCAAATTAAATCGTTGTCTAAAGCGTTAAGTGTACTGGAGTTTCTAGGGAACTATCCAAACGGAGTTTCCCTACAAAAAGTGTCTGAAGGCACAGGCTTTAATAAGTCTTCAGTCCACCGCATTTTGGCAACATTTGAAGCCTCGGGATACGTTGCTCAAATGAGTTCTGGTAAAGAATATCGCCTTACTATGAAGCTGGTACAGCTCGGTCATGCCGCAATTAACTCTGACGTAACAGGAGCGGTGAAACCTTTCCTATCAGAGCTACTTAACGACGTTAATGAAACCGTGAATTTTCTGTCGTTTGATGCTGACAACATCATCTTCAAAGACAAGTTCGAGCCAGTCAACGCCGCCTTTCGAACTCGCACCTATGTCGGTTTACATTCTCCTATGTACTGCTCCGCAGCTGGGAAGTGTTACCTCGCATTTAGCTCCGATGCGGTACGAGAAACTTATTGGCAACGTAATGTCAGCACAATGAAGCCGTTAACTGAGAATACTATTTTAGATAAATCTCAGTTCTTTAGTGTTCTTGATCAAATCAAAGCGCGTGGTTACGCCTTGGATGATGAAGAAAACGAAGCTGGTATTTCTTGTGTGGCTGTTCCTATTTTTGACAAAAACAACACCCCTGTATACGCAGTCAGCGTTTCTTCACTAACTCCAAAAATGAAAGCACTAGGTTATGAAGAAATTGCCAGTAAAATTCAAGATATTACCGCGCGTATAGAGGAACAACTTTTTTAA